The Kwoniella shivajii chromosome 7, complete sequence genome includes a region encoding these proteins:
- a CDS encoding glucose-6-phosphate dehydrogenase, which produces MGVDEQTRKRAGSIPSMETTGDALKDETVIVVLGASGDLAKKKTFPALYALFAQGLLPKDVHIVGYARTKMDEAEFYKRETEHIEGDEEKIKQFKDISSYISGQYDKDEGFQELLKHLEKLEGDRKTKNRVFYMALPPSVFTTVAKGLKKNVYSKDGINRIIVEKPFGKDLESCREMMADLKSQWSENETYRIDHYLGKEMIKNLLVLRFGNVFLDAAFNKNFVSNVQIVFKEPFGTEGRGGYFDEFGIIRDVCQNHLLQTLSILAMERPVSFSAEDIRDEKVKVLRSIPAIAQKDVLLGQYVAEGDKPGYLDDETVPKGSVCPTFAAMTLWVNNPRWEGVPFIMKAGKALNESKVEIRIQFKDALQGIFTDIPRNELVMRIQPSEAVYLKMNAKLPGFATRAVPTELDLTYKKRFVDTNIPQAYEALILDAIKGDHSNFVRDDELDVAWKIFTPILHWIDSKDAPKPEPYPYGSRGPKQLDDFTSKFGYQRSPQEYSWPHTSASL; this is translated from the exons ATGGGCGTAGACGAACAAACTAGAAAACGGGCTGgatccatcccatccatgGAAACAACCGGTGACGCATTAAAAGATGAGACCGTTATTGTCGTCCTCGGTGCATCTGGTGATCTCGCAAAGAAAAAGACTTTCCCAGCTCTTTACGCTTTATTCGCTCAAGGATTACTCCCCAAAGATGTCCACATCGTTGGTTATGCTAGAACCA AGATGGATGAAGCGGAATTCTACAAGAGAGAAACTGAACatattgaaggtgatgaagagaagattaAACAATTCAAAGATATATCTTCTTACATCTCCGGACAATACgataaagatgaaggatttcAAGAACTATTAAAACATCTTGAAAAATTAGAAGGTGATcgaaaaaccaaaaacaGAGTGTTCTACATGGCATTACCACCTTCGGTATTCACAACAGTTGCTAAAGGATTGAAAAAAAACGTTTATTCAAAAGATGGCATCAACAGGATTATAGTAGAGAAACCATTTGGTAAAGATTTGGAATCATGTAGAGAGATGATGGCTGATTTGAAATCACAATGGTCTGAAAATGAGACTTATAGAATCGATCATTATTTGGGTaaagaaatgatcaagaatttATTAGTATTGAGATTCGGAAACGTCTTTTTGGATGCTGCATTCAACAAGAATTTTGTCAGTAACGTTCAAATAGTCTTCAAAGAACCCTTTGGAacagaaggaagaggtggttATTTCGATGAATTTGGAATCATCAGAGATGTTTGTCAAAACC atcttcttcaaacaCTTTCTATCCTCGCTATGGAACGACCTGTTTCTTTCTCCGCCgaagatatcagagatgagaag GTCAAAGTACTCCGATCCATTCCCGCTATCGCCCAAAAGGATGTTCTCCTTGGTCAATACGTTGCCGAAGGCGACAAACCCGGTTAtctcgatgatgaaacaGTTCCCAAAGGCTCAGTATGTCCTACGTTCGCCGCCATGACTCTTTGGGTAAACAACCCTCGATGGGAAGGTGTACCTTTCATCATGAAGGCAGGAAAGG CACTCAATGAATCCAAAGTAGAAATCCGAATTCAATTCAAAGATGCCCTTCAAGGTATCTTCACAGACATTCCTCGAAATGAATTAGTGATGAGGATTCAACCTTCAGAAGCTGTTTACTTGAAAATGAATGCTAAATTACCTGGATTCGCGACAAGAGCTGTACCCACTGAATTAGATTTGACATACAAAAAGAGATTCGTCGATACCAACATTCCTCAAGCTTATGAAGCTTTGATCTTGGATGCTATCAAAGGTGACCATTCCAACTTTGTAAGAGACGATGAATTAGATGTAGCTTGGAAGATCTTCACTCCTATCCTCCACTGGATTGATAgtaaag ACGCGCCTAAACCCGAACCCTATCCTTACGGTTCTAGAGGTCCTAAGCAACTCGACGACTTTACTTCTAAATTCGGTTATCAACGATCTCCACAAGAATA CTCTTGGCCTCATACTTCTGCTAGCTTGTAA
- a CDS encoding 18S rRNA biogenesis protein RCL1 — MTTQAGPSRDILRFSTHRHLRQRILLSILSGKSIRIDGIRSDDVQVGLRDYEINLLRLAEKITNGSTIEISVTGTSFLFHPGLLPGGSYTHTCHIGRSLGYYLELLIPLAPFCKKPFDINLYGVTGEEGRDMTVDMIRTVTLPHLHLFGVTDGLELQIKKRGSAPLGGGQVIFKCPVVRTLKTIQFLEKGKIKKIRGVAYSTRVSPQFANRMVESARSILNRYIPDIYLITDVYKGDDSGKSPGYGLTLVSQSTTSTLHSSETLSVAGQTQTPEEIALHAARLLLEEISKGGCVDSKHQWLVALLMALGKEDVGKVRMGNLTPHTVQFFRDMLMFFGTKYKLVENSTTGEVDVSCIGIGYSNVNKSMA; from the exons ATGACAACGCAAGCGGGACCTTCGAGGGATATACTCCGATTCTCAACACATAGACACCTCCGTCAACGTATCTTACTTTCAATCTTATCTGGTAAATCAATCAGGATAGATGGGATCAGATCTGATGATGTTCAAGTTGGCTTAAGAGATTATGAGATTAACCTATTGAGGTTGGCGGAGAAGATAACGAATGGCAGCACGATCGAAATTTCAGTTACTG GTACTTCATTCCTGTTTCATCCGGGTTTGTTGCCAGGTGGAAGTTACACCCATACTTGTCATATAGGAAGATCATTAGGGTATTATTTAGAGCTGTTAATTCCTTTAGCGCCATTTTGTAAAAAACCTTTTGATATAAATCTATACGGTGTGACAGGTGAAGAAGGCAGGGATATGACT GTCGACATGATTAGGACAGTGACATTACCACACCTCCATCTATTCGGTGTCACAGATGGACTGGAATTacaaatcaagaagagagGTTCAGCTCCCCTGGGTGGCGGTCAAGTGATATTTAAATGCCCAGTAGTAAGGACTCTGAAAACCATTCAATTTTtggaaaaaggtaaaatcaagaaaataAGAGGTGTGGC TTACTCAACAAGAGTCTCACCTCAGTTCGCAAATAGGATGGTGGAATCTGCAAGATCAATATTGAATAGATATATACCTGATATCTATCTGATAACTGATGTCTACAAAGGCGATGATTCGGGAAA ATCACCAGGATACGGACTTACTTTAGTTTCTCAATCCACCACATCAACTTTACATTCTTCAGAAACGTTATCTGTAGCTGGACAGACGCAAACCCCAGAAGAGATAGCATTGCACGCTGCCAGATTATTATTAGAAGAAATAAGTAAAGGTGGTTGTGTGGATTCGAAACATCAATGGTTGGTAGCTCTATTGATGGctttaggtaaagaagaCGTCGGAAAAGTCAGAATGGGTAATTTGACTCCTCATAC AGTACAGTTCTTCAGAGATATGTTGATGTTTTTTGGAACCAAATACAAATTAGTAGAAAACTCAACTACCGGTGAAGTTGACGTTAGTTGTATCGGTATCGGTTATAGCAACGTCAATAAATCGATGGCATAG